In one Gossypium hirsutum isolate 1008001.06 chromosome D09, Gossypium_hirsutum_v2.1, whole genome shotgun sequence genomic region, the following are encoded:
- the LOC107892198 gene encoding LOW QUALITY PROTEIN: glycerophosphodiester phosphodiesterase GDPD2 (The sequence of the model RefSeq protein was modified relative to this genomic sequence to represent the inferred CDS: deleted 2 bases in 1 codon): MWVFLQLKKYKEGVILGKCDRQRVSEVCLAEFLSYGRQREEEKERKCLLRKTDDGKIVKWDVETNDSLCTLEEAFQKVELSLGFNIELKFEDNVVYRQRHLVHVLQLLLQVHTVLYEMYLMFFVLCLGNQQVFFLTNGGTEIYNDTRRNSLEQAITVCLEGGFQGIVSEIKGVFKNPGAVPKIKDSNLSLLTYGTLK, from the exons ATGTGGGTATTTTTGCAG ttaaaaaaatataaagagggTGTGATTCTAGGGAAATGTGATAGACAAAGAGTTTCAGAGGTATGTTTAGCAGAATTTCTAAGCTACGGACGccaaagagaagaagagaaagaaaggaaatgCTTATTAAGGAAAACAGATGATGGGAAAATTGTAAAATGGGATGTTGAAACCAATGATTCATTGTGTACACTTGAAGAAGCTTTCCAAAAAGTTGAGCTTTCTTTAGGTTTCAACATCGAGTTGAAATTTGAGGACAATGTTGTTTATCGGCAACGCCATCTTGTCCATGTTCTTCAACTCCTCTTGCAGGTACATACTGTA TTGTATGAGATGTACTTAAtgttttttgttttgtgtttGGGAAATCAACAGGTTTTCTTCTTAACAAACGGTGGGACTGAAATTTATAACGATACAAGGAGGAATTCGCTGGAGCAGGCCATAACTGTGTGCTTGGAAGGAGGATTTCAAGGGATTGTTTCAGAGATCAAAGGAGTATTCAAAAACCCAGGAGCAGTGCCTAAGATCAAAGACTCTAATCTCTCTCTCCTCACATATGGCACGCTCAAGTAA